The Manihot esculenta cultivar AM560-2 chromosome 1, M.esculenta_v8, whole genome shotgun sequence genome has a window encoding:
- the LOC110614183 gene encoding 21 kDa protein: protein MARLLLSLLVLSFAMSMAGIAGSASSPRDFIKASCKATRYPDLCVQCLSGYANAIQQNEQHLALTALSVSLARARSAAAFVTKLTKVRRIKPRENQAVKDCIENMGDSVDRLSQSITELGHLGQAVGQDFVRLISNVQTWVSAAITDQSTCLDGFAGRFMDGNVKIAVKRRVTNAAQVTSNALALVNHFASRHHTSACGEKP from the coding sequence ATGGCAAGGCTTCTCCTTTCCCTGCTAGTTCTCTCCTTCGCCATGTCCATGGCTGGCATTGCAGGTTCTGCCTCAAGCCCCAGAGACTTCATCAAGGCCTCATGCAAGGCCACACGCTATCCTGATTTGTGTGTCCAATGTCTTTCAGGATATGCTAACGCAATTCAACAAAATGAGCAACATCTAGCTCTAACTGCCTTGTCTGTGAGTCTAGCCAGGGCTAGATCAGCTGCTGCATTTGTCACCAAGCTTACTAAAGTTAGGAGGATAAAACCAAGAGAGAATCAAGCTGTGAAGGACTGCATAGAGAATATGGGTGATAGTGTGGATCGACTTAGCCAGTCAATCACGGAACTGGGCCATCTGGGGCAAGCTGTTGGTCAGGACTTTGTGCGGCTTATAAGCAACGTGCAGACATGGGTTAGTGCTGCCATAACTGATCAAAGCACTTGCCTTGATGGCTTTGCTGGCCGCttcatggatggaaatgtgaaGATTGCCGTCAAGCGCAGGGTTACCAATGCTGCACAAGTCACTAGCAATGCACTTGCATTGGTTAACCACTTTGCATCTAGGCATCACACATCTGCATGTGGTGAAAAGCCTTAG
- the LOC110621082 gene encoding non-specific lipid transfer protein GPI-anchored 7 produces MASSTTMSTVVMMVAILLVSTSTTTTQAQNVASCGQKLIPCADYLNTTTTPPESCCGSIKDAVTNDINCLCNLYNTPGLLQSLNINITQALALTGRCGVNADLTACSKAESPSSVPPPPGVPGNDGSRMAWTGFSGVVLLLATCLLY; encoded by the exons ATGGCTTCTTCAACAACCATGTCCACGGTGGTGATGATGGTGGCCATCCTCCTTGTGAGCACCAGTACAACGACAACACAGGCGCAGAACGTCGCATCTTGTGGCCAGAAGCTAATCCCATGCGCCGACTACCTAAACACCACAACCACCCCTCCAGAGTCTTGCTGTGGCTCCATCAAAGACGCCGTAACTAACGATATCAACTGCCTCTGCAACCTCTACAACACACCTGGTTTACTCCAAAGCTTAAACATCAATATCACTCAGGCCCTGGCACTCACCGGGCGATGCGGAGTTAACGCTGATCTCACTGCTTGCAGCAAAG CTGAGTCGCCATCTTCCGTGCCCCCGCCTCCAG GAGTGCCTGGAAACGATGGCAGCAGAATGGCGTGGACGGGATTTTCTGGGGTAGTCTTGTTATTGGCTACCTGTCTATTGTATTAG
- the LOC110614175 gene encoding uncharacterized protein LOC110614175 has translation MAALSLGIATSTIVTVRTRPITRTTPRPRISCIGFDPEGLFGPPQTGHIARREFKRRLERDAELREALEQQAHEEKERRRALRRSRVMPDTPAELVEYFLDTEAQEIEFEISRMRPRLNQEFFSHLQFELGQLRFAVSKTEDMEDRLIELEALQKALLEGTEAYDKMQGELVKARNNLTRILTSKDVKATLLEMVEKNEINRSLLTLLDENISSANQSNQKEAAAYMEKLRAAMLKYITV, from the exons ATGGCCGCTCTTAGTCTCGGCATCGCCACCTCCACCATCGTCACCGTCCGTACAAGGCCAATAACAAGAACCACTCCCAGGCCTCGAATCTCCTGCATTGGATTT GATCCAGAGGGGTTATTTGGTCCTCCACAGACGGGCCACATCGCCCGACGCGAGTTCAAAAGACGCCTGGAGAGAGACGCCGAGCTTCGTGAGGCCTTAGAGCAACAAGCCCACGAAGAGAAAGAGCGTCGTCGAGCTCTTCGCCGA TCTCGGGTTATGCCGGATACTCCAGCGGAGCTTGTAGAGTACTTTCTTGACACTGAGGCTCaggagattgagtttgagatcTCGAGGATGAGACCCAG ATTGAATCAGGAATTTTTCTCgcatctgcaatttgaattggGGCAGCTTCGGTTTGCTGTTTCAAAAACAGAG GATATGGAGGACAGATTGATTGAGCTGGAAGCACTACAGAAGGCTCTACTGGAAGGCACAG AAGCCTATGATAAAATGCAAGGTGAACTTGTAAAGGCAAGGAACAACTTAACCAGAATCTTGACTTCGAAGGATGTGAAAGCAACT TTGTTAGAGATGGTTGAGAAGAATGAAATTAACAGATCCTTGTTGACACTTCTTGATGAAAATATATCAAGTGCCAACCAAAGCAATCAG AAAGAAGCAGCAGCTTACATGGAAAAGCTTCGTGCAGCAATGCTTAAGTACATTACAGTTTAG
- the LOC110628707 gene encoding FAM10 family protein At4g22670 produces MDAAKLKELKLFVEQCKSNPSVLSDPSLSFFRDYLESLGAKLPSSAYDHADSKSKSYVVEESDEEIEDKEGPQAEPEEEEEEDEIIESDIEIEGETVEPDNDPPQKMGDPSVEVTEENREASQEAKFKATEAISEGKLEEAIDHLSEAISLNPTSAIMYATRATVYIKMKKPNAAIRDANAALEINPDSAKGYKSRGMARAMLGQWEEAAKDLHVASKLDYDEEISAVLKKVEPNAHKIEDHRRKYERLRKERENRKIERERQRRRAKAQAEYEKANKQEQSSSSRKPGGMPGGFPGGMPGGMPGGVPGGMPGGFPGGMPGGMPGGMPGGFPGAMPGGMPGNVDFSKILNDPELMAAFSDPEVMAALQDVMKNPANLAKHQANPKVAPVIAKMMSKFAGPK; encoded by the exons ATGGACGCAGCTAAACTCAAAGAACTCAAGCTTTTCGTCGAACAATGCAAATCCAATCCCTCCGTTCTCAGCGATCCTTCCCTCTCCTTCTTCCGCGACTACCTCGAGAG TCTCGGCGCTAAGCTTCCTTCCTCTGCTTACGACCACGCCGACTCCAAATCg AAGAGCTATGTCGTGGAGGAGAGCGACGAGGAAATTGAAGATAAGGAAGGTCCACAAGCAGAGcctgaagaggaagaagaggaggatgAGATAATCGAATCGGATATTGAGATTGAGGGCGAGACTGTCGAGCCTGATAATGATCCCCCTCAGAAG ATGGGTGACCCGTCTGTAGAAGTCACAGAGGAGAACCGCGAGGCCTCACAGGAGGCAAAGTTCAAAGCCACGGAGGCCATCTCTGAAG GTAAATTGGAGGAAGCAATTGACCACTTATCAGAGGCTATTTCCCTCAATCCGACTTCAGCAATCATGTATGCGACCAGAG CTActgtttacatcaaaatgaAGAAACCCAATGCTGCCATCCGGGATGCCAATGCTGCTCTTGAG ATTAACCCAGATTCAGCTAAGGGCTACAAATCTCGTGGCATGGCACGAGCAATGCTTGGTCAGTGGGAAGAGGCTGCCAAGGATCTTCATGTGGCATCAAAATTGGATTATGATGAGGAAATTAGTGCTGTACTCAAGAAG GTTGAACCCAATGCACACAAGATTGAGGATCATCGCAGGAAGTATGAAAGGTTGCgcaaagagagagagaacaGAAAGATTGAACGTGAGAGACAACGTCGACGTGCCAAAGCACAG GCTGAGTATGAGAAAGCAAATAAGCAAGAGCAATCTTCTTCCAGCAGGAAACCCGGAGGTATGCCTGGTGGGTTTCCCGGTGGAATGCCAGGAGGAATGCCCGGTGGAGTGCCAGGAGGAATGCCCGGTGGGTTTCCTGGTGGGATGCCCGGTGGGATGCCCGGTGGGATGCCTGGAGGTTTCCCAGGTGCAATGCCAGGAGGGATGCCAGGAAATGTTGATTTCAGTAAGATCTtgaat GACCCTGAACTGATGGCTGCGTTTAGTGATCCTGAGGTCATGGCTGCCCTTCAAGATG TAATGAAGAACCCGGCTAATCTCGCCAAGCACCAAGCTAATCCCAAGGTAGCTCCTGTAATTGCTAAGATGATGAGCAAATTCGCAGGCCCAAAATGA
- the LOC122723555 gene encoding 21 kDa protein-like, which produces MEAGPFLVYVLIATLILQFSTLTNSSSATQYIRTSCSNTTYPRLCYHSLSIYASEIKTNPKSLANTALNITLRATKSTSRLMKKMSRIHGLNPREAAAVADCVEVVGDSVYELQRSIGEMGHARGSNFFQVMADVQTWVSAALTDDNTCMDEFAGDSMNGNVKALARRHLVKIAHLTSNALALINNYASSYIN; this is translated from the coding sequence ATGGAAGCAGGTCCATTTTTAGTCTATGTGCTAATAGCAACTCTCATTCTTCAATTCTCTACCCTCACAAATTCTAGCTCAGCCACCCAATACATCAGAACATCATGCAGCAACACAACCTATCCAAGATTATGCTACCACTCCCTTTCAATCTATGCAAGCGAAATCAAGACCAATCCTAAATCACTAGCCAACACTGCCCTTAACATCACCCTCAGAGCCACCAAATCAACATCAAGATTGATGAAGAAGATGTCAAGAATCCATGGATTGAACCCTAGAGAGGCTGCAGCCGTAGCAGATTGTGTGGAGGTAGTTGGTGACTCAGTGTACGAGCTGCAAAGGTCTATTGGGGAGATGGGTCATGCTAGAGGATCGAATTTTTTTCAAGTAATGGCTGATGTACAAACATGGGTTAGTGCAGCATTAACAGATGATAATACTTGTATGGATGAATTTGCTGGAGATTCCATGAATGGGAATGTGAAGGCTCTTGCTAGGAGACACTTGGTGAAAATTGCTCATCTGACTAGCAATGCCTTGGCTCTTATCAATAACTATGCTTCATCTTATATCAACTGA